One genomic region from Phocoena sinus isolate mPhoSin1 chromosome 3, mPhoSin1.pri, whole genome shotgun sequence encodes:
- the GZMM gene encoding granzyme M isoform X1 → MEAPRSPMLLLLLAVLGALWAGGNTFETHIIGGREAAPNSHPYMVSLQKSGSHLCGGVLVHRQWVLTAAHCLTHPTQLLRLVLGLHVLGDPGLTCHIRQVVLHPEYKPAPHLENDLALLKLDGKVKPSKTIKPLALPRGRQAVAAGARCSVAGWGVTHQGGQLTRALQELDMRVLDARMCNNSRFWNGDISPRMICLAAYSKNQAPCKQGDSGGPVTCSRGQVAGILSFSFKVCTNIFKPPVATAVAPYTSWIKKVIGH, encoded by the exons ATGGAGGCCCCGCGATCCccgatgctgctgctgctgctggcggTCCTGGGAGCCCTGTGGGCAG gaGGCAACACGTTTGAGACCCACATCATTGGGGGCCGAGAGGCTGCCCCCAACTCACACCCATACATGGTTTCGCTGCAGAAATCCGGCTCCCACCTGTGTGGGGGGGTCCTCGTGCACCGGCAGTGGGTGTTGACAGCTGCCCACTGCCTGACCCATCC GACACAGCTGCTGAGGCTGGTGCTGGGGCTCCACGTGCTCGGAGACCCTGGCCTTACCTGCCATATCAGGCAGGTGGTCCTGCACCCCGAATACAAGCCAGCCCCCCATCTGGAGAATGACCTCGCGCTGCTTAAG CTGGATGGGAAGGTGAAACCCAGCAAGACCATCAAGCCCCTGGCCTTGCCGCGAGGACGTCAGGCAGTGGCCGCAGGAGCGCGGTGCAGCGTGGCCGGCTGGGGTGTGACCCACCAGGGTGGGCAGCTGACCAGGGCACTGCAGGAGCTGGATATGCGTGTGCTGGACGCCAGGATGTGCAACAACAGTCGGTTTTGGAACGGTGACATCAGCCCCCGCATGATCTGCCTGGCAGCCTACTCCAAGAACCAGGCCCCCTGCAAG CAGGGGGACTCGGGAGGACCCGTGACGTGCAGCAGAGGCCAAGTGGCTGGAATCCTGTCCTTCAGCTTTAAGGTCTGCACCAACATCTTCAAACCCCCCGTGGCCACCGCCGTGGCCCCCTATACATCCTGGATCAAGAAGGTCATCGGCCACTAG
- the GZMM gene encoding granzyme M isoform X2, whose product MEAPRSPMLLLLLAVLGALWAGGNTFETHIIGGREAAPNSHPYMVSLQKSGSHLCGGVLVHRQWVLTAAHCLTHPTQLLRLVLGLHVLGDPGLTCHIRQVVLHPEYKPAPHLENDLALLKLDGKVKPSKTIKPLALPRGRQAVAAGARCSVAGWGVTHQGGQLTRALQELDMRVLDARMCNNSRFWNGDISPRMICLAAYSKNQAPCKGDSGGPVTCSRGQVAGILSFSFKVCTNIFKPPVATAVAPYTSWIKKVIGH is encoded by the exons ATGGAGGCCCCGCGATCCccgatgctgctgctgctgctggcggTCCTGGGAGCCCTGTGGGCAG gaGGCAACACGTTTGAGACCCACATCATTGGGGGCCGAGAGGCTGCCCCCAACTCACACCCATACATGGTTTCGCTGCAGAAATCCGGCTCCCACCTGTGTGGGGGGGTCCTCGTGCACCGGCAGTGGGTGTTGACAGCTGCCCACTGCCTGACCCATCC GACACAGCTGCTGAGGCTGGTGCTGGGGCTCCACGTGCTCGGAGACCCTGGCCTTACCTGCCATATCAGGCAGGTGGTCCTGCACCCCGAATACAAGCCAGCCCCCCATCTGGAGAATGACCTCGCGCTGCTTAAG CTGGATGGGAAGGTGAAACCCAGCAAGACCATCAAGCCCCTGGCCTTGCCGCGAGGACGTCAGGCAGTGGCCGCAGGAGCGCGGTGCAGCGTGGCCGGCTGGGGTGTGACCCACCAGGGTGGGCAGCTGACCAGGGCACTGCAGGAGCTGGATATGCGTGTGCTGGACGCCAGGATGTGCAACAACAGTCGGTTTTGGAACGGTGACATCAGCCCCCGCATGATCTGCCTGGCAGCCTACTCCAAGAACCAGGCCCCCTGCAAG GGGGACTCGGGAGGACCCGTGACGTGCAGCAGAGGCCAAGTGGCTGGAATCCTGTCCTTCAGCTTTAAGGTCTGCACCAACATCTTCAAACCCCCCGTGGCCACCGCCGTGGCCCCCTATACATCCTGGATCAAGAAGGTCATCGGCCACTAG
- the LOC116751613 gene encoding uncharacterized protein LOC116751613 — MAQIPENCSVRWPCWRCDAEILPQLNCGKAEARGQLCAPSSQGLRDRPCVPRHVVSPHVGTSLSLKRREALTLATTWTDLENTMLSERSQTQKDTQGVTPLMGNVQNRQGMCAKCQPASSGGGAYRRSLQGLQLFCRLEDAHRNGWGASGGVTCSALSLCWDCGFQSKSERLCWKTAVPQTVQQKVTTWPSKPSLIGAGPGELKTHVHTRACAPMATAARVETAQVSTDR; from the exons ATGGCACAGATCCCTGAAAACTGCAGCGTCCGGTGGCCCTGCTGGAGGTGTGATGCCGAAATCCTTCCGCAGCTGAACTGCGGGAAGGCGGAGGCCAGAGGGCAGCTGTGCGCCCCCAGCAGCCAAGGGCTCCGGGACCGCCCATGTGTCCCTCGACATGTGGTCTCTCCACACGTGGGAACGTCACTCAGCCTGAAAAGGAGAGAAGCGCTGACACTCGCCACCACGTGGACGGACcttgagaacacgatgctcagtgagagaagccagacacagaaggacacacagggtgtgacTCCGTtgatgggaaacgtccagaacaggcaggGAATGTGTGCAAAGTGCCAACCTGCCAGCTCTGGAGGCGGGGCATACCGCCGCTCTCTGCAGGGTCTTCAGCTTTTCTGCAGGCTGGAAGATGCACACAGGAACGGCTGGGGTGCGTCCGGTGGGGTCACGTGCTCAGCCCTCTCCCTTTGCTGGGATTGCG GTTTTCAGAGTAAAAGCGAAAGACTCTGCTGGAAAACAGCAGTTCCACAAACCGTGCAACAGAAAGTCACCACGTGGCCCAGCAAGCCCTCCCTCATCGGCGCAGGCCCGGGAGAACTGAAAACACACGTCCATACACGCGCCTGTGCGCCCATGGCCACAGCAGCCAGGGTGGAAACAGCCCAGGTGTCCACGGACAGGTGA
- the BSG gene encoding basigin isoform X2 translates to MAAGRLVLGLVLLSAQGGFGAGSTIWTSVDDDGSRTRLTCALNHSATEIVGHRWVKGGKVLKEDALPGLRTEYDVDSDDRSGQYSCIFLPEHAGRTDLEVKGPPSVKAVKKSEHATEGETVVLACKSDSFPPVADWQWSKMTDSGDQAITNSSQHKFFVVSSETRTELHIPDLDLSSDPGKYVCNGTSSEGSGQAVITLRVRNRFAALWPFLGIVAEVLVLVTIIFIYEKRRKPDEVLDDEDAGSAPLKSSGHHVNDKDKNVRQRNSS, encoded by the exons ATGGCGGCTGGGCGGCTCGTGCTGGGCCTCGTGCTGCTGAGCGCTCAGGGCGGCTTCGGGGCAG GGAGCACGATCTGGACTTCCGTAGATGATGATGGCTCCAGAACCCGCCTCACGTGCGCCTTGAATCACAGCGCCACCGAGATCGTGGGCCACCGCTGGGTGAAGGGGGGCAAGGTGCTGAAGGAGGACGCGTTGCCCGGCCTGAGGACGGAGTATGA TGTGGACTCGGACGACCGCTCGGGCCAGTACTCCTGCATCTTCCTTCCAGAACATGCGGGCCGCACCGACCTGGAAGTGAAGG GGCCCCCCAGCGTCAAGGCGGTGAAGAAGTCGGAGCACGCCACCGAGGGGGAGACCGTGGTGCTGGCCTGCAAGTCGGACTCCTTCCCGCCCGTCGCAGACTGGCAGTGGTCCAAGATGACCGACTCTGGGGACCAGGCCATCACTAACAGCTCCCAGCACAAGTTCTTCGTGGTCTCCTCGGAGACCAGGACGGAGCTGCATATCCCAGACCTGGACCTGAGCTCAGACCCCGGCAAGTATGTGTGCAACGGCACCAGCTCGGAGGGCTCTGGCCAGGCGGTCATCACGCTGCGTGTGCGTAACCGCTTCGCCGCCCTCTGGCCCTTCCTGGGCATCGTGGCCGAGGTGCTTGTGCTGGTCACCATCATCTTCATCTACGAGAAGCGGCGGAAGCCGGACGAGGTCCTAGATG ATGAGGACGCCGGCTCTGCTCCACT GAAGAGCAGCGGGCACCACGTGAACGACAAAGACAAGAACGTTCGCCAGAGGAACTCCAGCTGA
- the BSG gene encoding basigin isoform X3, with the protein MAAGRLVLGLVLLSAQGGFGAGSTIWTSVDDDGSRTRLTCALNHSATEIVGHRWVKGGKVLKEDALPGLRTEYDVDSDDRSGQYSCIFLPEHAGRTDLEVKDWQWSKMTDSGDQAITNSSQHKFFVVSSETRTELHIPDLDLSSDPGKYVCNGTSSEGSGQAVITLRVRNRFAALWPFLGIVAEVLVLVTIIFIYEKRRKPDEVLDDEDAGSAPLKSSGHHVNDKDKNVRQRNSS; encoded by the exons ATGGCGGCTGGGCGGCTCGTGCTGGGCCTCGTGCTGCTGAGCGCTCAGGGCGGCTTCGGGGCAG GGAGCACGATCTGGACTTCCGTAGATGATGATGGCTCCAGAACCCGCCTCACGTGCGCCTTGAATCACAGCGCCACCGAGATCGTGGGCCACCGCTGGGTGAAGGGGGGCAAGGTGCTGAAGGAGGACGCGTTGCCCGGCCTGAGGACGGAGTATGA TGTGGACTCGGACGACCGCTCGGGCCAGTACTCCTGCATCTTCCTTCCAGAACATGCGGGCCGCACCGACCTGGAAGTGAAGG ACTGGCAGTGGTCCAAGATGACCGACTCTGGGGACCAGGCCATCACTAACAGCTCCCAGCACAAGTTCTTCGTGGTCTCCTCGGAGACCAGGACGGAGCTGCATATCCCAGACCTGGACCTGAGCTCAGACCCCGGCAAGTATGTGTGCAACGGCACCAGCTCGGAGGGCTCTGGCCAGGCGGTCATCACGCTGCGTGTGCGTAACCGCTTCGCCGCCCTCTGGCCCTTCCTGGGCATCGTGGCCGAGGTGCTTGTGCTGGTCACCATCATCTTCATCTACGAGAAGCGGCGGAAGCCGGACGAGGTCCTAGATG ATGAGGACGCCGGCTCTGCTCCACT GAAGAGCAGCGGGCACCACGTGAACGACAAAGACAAGAACGTTCGCCAGAGGAACTCCAGCTGA
- the BSG gene encoding basigin isoform X1 translates to MWVCAVGSPGLFTLSLNPPGAVSVPVLPFSLCTFPRDSGKDLKVWVTCPFSAWGSTIWTSVDDDGSRTRLTCALNHSATEIVGHRWVKGGKVLKEDALPGLRTEYDVDSDDRSGQYSCIFLPEHAGRTDLEVKGPPSVKAVKKSEHATEGETVVLACKSDSFPPVADWQWSKMTDSGDQAITNSSQHKFFVVSSETRTELHIPDLDLSSDPGKYVCNGTSSEGSGQAVITLRVRNRFAALWPFLGIVAEVLVLVTIIFIYEKRRKPDEVLDDEDAGSAPLKSSGHHVNDKDKNVRQRNSS, encoded by the exons ATGTGGGTGTGTGCAGTGGGCAGTCCTGGTTTATTTACGCTGAGTCTGAATCCCCCTGGGGCTGTATCTGTGCCTGTCCTCCCTTTTTCACTTTGCACCTTTCCCAGGGACTCTGGGAAAGACCTGAAAGTCTGGGTCACGTGTCCTTTTTCTGCCTGGG GGAGCACGATCTGGACTTCCGTAGATGATGATGGCTCCAGAACCCGCCTCACGTGCGCCTTGAATCACAGCGCCACCGAGATCGTGGGCCACCGCTGGGTGAAGGGGGGCAAGGTGCTGAAGGAGGACGCGTTGCCCGGCCTGAGGACGGAGTATGA TGTGGACTCGGACGACCGCTCGGGCCAGTACTCCTGCATCTTCCTTCCAGAACATGCGGGCCGCACCGACCTGGAAGTGAAGG GGCCCCCCAGCGTCAAGGCGGTGAAGAAGTCGGAGCACGCCACCGAGGGGGAGACCGTGGTGCTGGCCTGCAAGTCGGACTCCTTCCCGCCCGTCGCAGACTGGCAGTGGTCCAAGATGACCGACTCTGGGGACCAGGCCATCACTAACAGCTCCCAGCACAAGTTCTTCGTGGTCTCCTCGGAGACCAGGACGGAGCTGCATATCCCAGACCTGGACCTGAGCTCAGACCCCGGCAAGTATGTGTGCAACGGCACCAGCTCGGAGGGCTCTGGCCAGGCGGTCATCACGCTGCGTGTGCGTAACCGCTTCGCCGCCCTCTGGCCCTTCCTGGGCATCGTGGCCGAGGTGCTTGTGCTGGTCACCATCATCTTCATCTACGAGAAGCGGCGGAAGCCGGACGAGGTCCTAGATG ATGAGGACGCCGGCTCTGCTCCACT GAAGAGCAGCGGGCACCACGTGAACGACAAAGACAAGAACGTTCGCCAGAGGAACTCCAGCTGA